In Rhinolophus ferrumequinum isolate MPI-CBG mRhiFer1 chromosome 3, mRhiFer1_v1.p, whole genome shotgun sequence, the DNA window TCTGGCCCTGATTTGGCCTTCAAAGATTTTTCCTTAATCAGCCAAgcaattttcttttcactgttcagTTTAAAACTAGCTGTTTCtactattgtttcttttaaataacactATTATTAAGATAATTCACAGACCTTATAGTTGTAATTTACTCTTAGTacataattcagtggtttttagtatattcagagttgtacaaccatcaccactaatactgaacattttcatcacccccaaaagaaaccccacacccagTAAGGGTCATTCCCCATGCCCCTTCCCCCCAGGCCCTGGAAACccctaatctactttctctctaTATAGCCTTgtctattctgggcatttcatataaatggaatcattcaatgTGTGAtctttggtgtctggcttcttaatgttttcaagttgTGGCACATATCCTTCTTAATGCTGAGTAAGATTCCATTATAtagacataccacattttgtttgcttctttttttttattggggaatattggggaacagtgtttctccagggcccatcagctccaagtcgttgttcttcaatctagttgtggagggcacagctcactggcccaggagagagctcacgctctaaccaactgagccatctggctgccctatTGCTTCTATTTTTAAGTGAACATAATAAAGACAATCTAGTCTTTTTAAGCAGGAATCTGGGCCTTATCTTTTTAAGACTGAGagtaaaatgtattaaaaatggaCTCCAATTATAGACCATGACAATTCCTCCCAATCACCAAAagacttctttttctccttctttcaaaGATGATGGTGATGGGTTATTCTGCCCAATAAGTTCCTATTTTCTGTCTGAGggctattttctgtctttcaacCTTTAAGCTAATTTTCAAAGGGCATGAGCTCTAAGCCATGGAGCCAATACTGTAATATCTTCTTTCCTCCCAAGGGGATGGTTTTCTAGTCTGTGTGCtacaatattaaaattactttccagattttgtatacacacatttttgtgtatataaaaatacatagactatttctgaaaaaatacataagaaactgGTAAAAATGATTGCCTATAAAAAGGGGAACAAGGGGACAGGAATGGAAGGTTTACTTTTCACTCTACGTCCTTTCGcaaatcattcaaaataaataaaaacaattacttCATAAATAGTAAACAATAATAATCTTGACTGGAAGTATGAGTCATGTTTATTTGAAAGGGAAATCTTGAGTCATTGCACTGACCTTGcaaaacacatatattttcattcctcAAGCCTTTGCAACTGCTGTTCCCCCAACTTGGATTGTTCTTCTCCTCTTTATCCTCTGTTCAccccaaaaaaatctgacaatttaaataatgtttcagtttacaaagtacttttaGATACATATACTTTTAGATAGATCTAATCTTCAAATACAGTAAGTATAAGTATTTTTATCCTCAATTAGTTAAAACACTGAATTTGAGAAAGTGTAGCAGCTTGTCCCCGATCATAATTATTACGCTTGTCaacgtaagaaatgtccaaacctgtaaagaatttttatgagtttatttgaaccaaactgatgacaattgccgggaagcaaaatttCAGCAGATatagaaaatgctccagagaatggcatttagaatcaaaggaggggACATAAGagagttacatgaaatccactggtggtaggtgaaaggggtgggagaaagtaaagcagggaaatctctgggattggataaaaagtaaaacggaGACACATAcgcttcttttatatttttgagtaCACGAGAgtgaataattaacattttaacgCTCCTACAGATGGTATTCAGGGAACAAGACAACAAAGAGGGGTTCTGTAGTCTTGTGCTCTAGTGCTGTGGGTGTGCCCTGGGGGGCCTAGATAAaggggattactctgacattccatgGCTATGTTATCtaagatgcaaaaagacaacagacaggctcacttaagatAAAGAATGACCTTTGttaaggaagctacaggcctagcaAGTGACTACCTGctatgacctgcttttagttaggaatttttacattcagaccatcctatgtggttactttcagtctctgagtttgtaaggcccatCATGCTGGCCTCTGCTGAGCTtatcaggtttaatatgtggcccccTTTTTGTCCACATGCTTCAGAGCTAGAATTCAAATCTACAACTTTTAACAGGTCGAGggctctttctactttttttaaagctgtgaaATCCTATTCATTTAATGGGGCAACTGGGTAAAAATGTACAAAGATGTTTACTGAAGTATTGTGTAGTATCAATATTATACAATAAATACTATGTATGCAGTTACTACAAATTATGATGTAGATCTATATTATGGAAAATATGGAAGAACATCTATGATACTGTGTATCATCATGAGAAAAGCGACTTAAAAACAGATGTAcaatttgaacatatttttgtttaaaaaagtatgtatatagTGGGTGCCCCAAGAAGCGAACGAGGCAGCCGGCAAAGGATgcagcctgggccctgggccccgCGCAACTGCAGCCGCAGCGCGCCGCCGCTCACGCACATGCTCGGCGCCGGAGCCGCGCATAACGATAATTGGCTTTGAATTGCGCTTTGGAATTCATCTACACCTAAAATGCCACCAGCAGTGGGAGGTCCAGTTGGATACACACCCCCAgatggaggctgggggtgggccGTGGTCGTTGGCGCTTTCATTTCCATCGGCTTCTCTTACGCATTTCCCAAGTCTATTACAGTGttcttcaaagaaattgaagGTATATTCCATGCCACCACCAGTGAAGTGTCATGGATATCCTCCATTATGTTGGCTGTCATGTATGTTGGAGGTCCTATCAGCAGTGTCCTGGTGAATAAATGCGGCAGTCGTCCAGTCATGATTGTTGGTGGCCTCTTGTCAGGCAGTGGCTTGGTTGCAGCTTCTTTCTGTAAGAGTGTACAACAACTTTACTTTTGTATTGGAGTCATTGGAGGTCTTGGTCTTGCCTTCAACTTGAATCCAGCTCTGACCATGATTGGCAAGTACTTCTACAAGAAACAGCCGTTGTCAAATGGATTGGCCATGGCAGGCAGCCCTGTGTTCCTCTCTACCCTAGCCCCCCTCAATCAGGCTTTCTTCGTATCTATGGCTGGAGAGGAAGCTTCCTAATTCTCGGGGCGTTCCTACTAAACTGTTGCGTGGCCGGAGCCCTGATGCGATCGATAGGGCCCTCAGCAACCAATGCAGAGAAAGACAGGTCTAAACAGACCTTTCATGAAGTTGGAAAATCTGATGCAAAAATAGTGGCAGGTGATGCAAATACAGATCTTATCGGAGGAAACCCCATAAAGGAGAAACCATCAGTCTTCCaaacaattaataaatttctGGACTTGTCCCTGTTCACTCACAGAGGCTTTTTGCTGTACCTCTCTGGAAACGTGATCATGTTTTTTGGATTATTTGCTCCTTTGGTCTTTCTTAGTAGTTATGGCAAGAGTGGGCATTACTCTAGTGAGAagtctgccttccttctttccattctgGCTTTTGTTGACATGGTAGCCAGAACTTCTATGGGACTTGTAGCCAACACAAAGTGGTTAACACCTCGAGTTCAGTATTTCTTTGCTGCCGCTGTTACTGCAAATGGAGTGTGTCACCTGCTAGCACCTTTGTCGTCCAGCTATACTGAGTTCTGTATTTATGCGGGATTCTTCGGGTTTGCATTTGGGTGGCTCAGCTCGGTATTGTTTGAAACACTGATGGACCTCGTTGGACCCCAGAAGTTCTCCAGTGCTGTGGGATTGGTGACCATTGTGGAATGCTGTCCTGTCCTCCTGGGGCCACCACTTTTAGGTCGTCTCAATGACATGTACGGAGACTACAAGTACACATACTGGGCCTGTGGCGGGGTTCTGATTGTCGCGGGCATCTATCTCTTCATTGGCATGGGCATCAATTACCGACTTGTGGAATAAGAACAGAAAGCAGAGAGgcagcagaaaaaagaaagtaaagaggaGGAGACCAGTGTAGATTTTGAGAAGCCAAAAGAAGTTACCTACGCAGCAGACGCTCCAGAGCAGAAAGGCTTAGCAGGAGGCCCCAAAGAGGAGGAGAGTCCAGTCTGAACACGTCGGGCCGAAGGGTAAATGGAGCAGCTTGCGACCCATGATATCTGAAAATGTTCTACTGGCCTGTGATCTGTCTCCCAGTGGTGCTCAATGCGAATAGTGGACATTTGTGTGGAAATCCTCCCAGGTGTTCCTTCATGGAATTTTTGTTTCACTCCTTACCAGTAGCCTGAATTAAAAATACCATATCCTTTGGAGATGGAATGGTTGGCAAAGAGTGAGGAAAGGAAGtcgggtattttttttttttttttttttaatcttagctTTTAACAGTGTCATGAAGATTGCAATATGTGCCTTAAGTTTGTCTTTAGAATCTTTAGGGAgccttaactttttaaaccattctgctgaattcatctattttaagtgttttgttaCAAGGAGAAATAACTTGTTTGATGCAAatctaaaatttaatattaatcttGCTTCCCTGTTATTTGTAATACAATATCAGACATGATCACTGAACGATTTATGGATAGAAATATTGGTTGAAAGTTGGGGATTTTATAAAATCTTGACTAAAATATTTCCCTTGCATCGATGGTTGCCTGGCATATGTGCCTGCTTGCTATATATTTAGGAAACTTAAGGCATAAAATTTTGGAAACTCTTGGTTGTTCCAGACATGTTGTAGTCATCAACACCCCTCGGGTATCTTTTCTTAGGATGGTTATTAGAAGCTAAGTTCTTGAGAGTTGATTTcattaaattactattttttgcACCCCTTTTTACAGACACATTTTGAGTGGTTATAGATTGTTGCCCCTTTTGAGATcacttagtattatttttttcagtgtaaaagttagtattaaaatatacaaaactataTATTTGTGCCTCCTTGGTAAAGATAACATATCTAATTAAATGCAGACATATTTCAAACAGCAGCTGAATTCAGCTTAGGTTTTACTAAAACCTCAGTTAAACTGTGAGACTtggaattgttttgttgttgtttttcctggaatttttttcccctttgattcATAGAAGTTCCATTTATATCTGTGTGTAGTTTAGAGCTGTGTGAGATATTCAATCTTTGTGTGtttcgttttttttgtttgttttctttttgtttttgttctaatGTTTGCTAATTACAGAGAGCCAGAGAGATTTGGCCCCAGGCAAACCTGTAAAGATAAGATTGGGAGGGAAGTTGCTAAGTATTTTTAGTTCaataaactgcttttctttttcctccagaaggtgttgaaga includes these proteins:
- the LOC117015836 gene encoding LOW QUALITY PROTEIN: monocarboxylate transporter 1-like (The sequence of the model RefSeq protein was modified relative to this genomic sequence to represent the inferred CDS: inserted 1 base in 1 codon; substituted 1 base at 1 genomic stop codon) yields the protein MPPAVGGPVGYTPPDGGWGWAVVVGAFISIGFSYAFPKSITVFFKEIEGIFHATTSEVSWISSIMLAVMYVGGPISSVLVNKCGSRPVMIVGGLLSGSGLVAASFCKSVQQLYFCIGVIGGLGLAFNLNPALTMIGKYFYKKQPLSNGLAMAGSPVFLSTLAPLNQAFFXIYGWRGSFLILGAFLLNCCVAGALMRSIGPSATNAEKDRSKQTFHEVGKSDAKIVAGDANTDLIGGNPIKEKPSVFQTINKFLDLSLFTHRGFLLYLSGNVIMFFGLFAPLVFLSSYGKSGHYSSEKSAFLLSILAFVDMVARTSMGLVANTKWLTPRVQYFFAAAVTANGVCHLLAPLSSSYTEFCIYAGFFGFAFGWLSSVLFETLMDLVGPQKFSSAVGLVTIVECCPVLLGPPLLGRLNDMYGDYKYTYWACGGVLIVAGIYLFIGMGINYRLVEXEQKAERQQKKESKEEETSVDFEKPKEVTYAADAPEQKGLAGGPKEEESPV